The stretch of DNA GCACTTCGGCGATCTCATCGGAATTGGAACCGACGCAGGTCAGGTGCGCCATACTTTCCAGATCCAGGTCGCGCTTGATGCGTTTGACCAGGTCGAGCGTCTTGGTGCGGGTGTTGCCCATGGCGCCGTAGGTGACCGACACGTAGACCGGCTGGCAGGGCTTGAGGTTTTCGATGGCGGTGAAAAGCTGATTGAACCCCTCGTCGTCTTTCGGCGGAAAAAACTCGAAAGAAAACGCAGGGCGTATGGTTTCAATAAGTTTTGAGATTTTCATAAGGAAGACAGTATAACATAGAGTGCCTTCGGGACCAAATCTCGCGGGCCGAGGGAGCCCGGTTCAGTAAATGTCGAAACTTTTGAGGTACTTCAGGAAGGAATGGACATTGACCAGTTCCACCGGCTCTTCTTCTATCTGCCGGTAGGCGTCGTCCGAAAAGTAACCGGTGGTGATGATGATGCCTCGCGCTGCGCCCTCGCCGCGGACGGAATCCAGAAACCCCTTAACCTTCATTGCGTCCACAAGGTTGTAAGGGGGATTGATGATGCAGAGCGCCAGGTATTTTCCGCCAACGACGGGGGTTTCGTCCTGCATGTCAATTTCAAGTTCCGAATCATTGGCCCAGACCGAGTGGCGGTATTCCAGGTTGAACTTTTCAAGAAACTCAAGGCATTTGGAGCGAAATTCGTC from Nitrospina gracilis 3/211 encodes:
- a CDS encoding restriction endonuclease — protein: DEFRSKCLEFLEKFNLEYRHSVWANDSELEIDMQDETPVVGGKYLALCIINPPYNLVDAMKVKGFLDSVRGEGAARGIIITTGYFSDDAYRQIEEEPVELVNVHSFLKYLKSFDIY